Below is a window of Myxococcus virescens DNA.
GCTCGAGCCAGGTGCCGAGGCCCTGGCACATGCCATCAAGGCGGCCCACGCGGTGACCCGGGGTCACGAGTCCACCCTACGGCCAGAGGAGCTGTGGGCGCTCGAGGCCATCGTCCTGCCTCGGAACAGACCGGTCATCGACATCATCAATGGCAGCTACCTGCGCCCCGGGGCACCCTGGAGCGCCCTGGATGACGCGAATTTCCGTAAGCCCATCGAGGCGGCCATTCCCGCCATCGGACGCGTGGAGGTTCCCGAGCACCCAACGCTGCCGTACGTTGGAACGGGTTTCGTGGTCGGGCGCGGGCTGCTGATGACCAATCGCCACGTTGCCGAGCTGTTCACGCTGGGGCTGGGGATGCGGGGGCTGCGGTTCCAACCGGGGCTCGACAACGTGCAGGTGGACTTCAAGCGGGAGCGCGGCTCGAGCGCATCCGCGCCCCTCCGCGTGCAGCGTGTCCTGATGATTCATCCCTACTGGGACATGGCGCTGATGGAGGTAGAGGGGGTTGATGGACTGCGACCCCTCACCCTGGATTCGCGCCACGTGGACGAGGTGCGCGAGCAGGACGTCGTCGTCATCGGGTATCCCGCGCAGGACCCGCGCAATGATGCCGCGCTCCAGCACCGCATCTTCCGGGGCGTCTACCAGGTCAAGCGCCTGCAGCCGGGCAAGATCATGGGCGCACGGCGCACCTCGAGCTTCGGCCGGATGGTGGAGGCGCTCGCACACGACAGCTCGACGCTCGGAGGCAACTCTGGCTCGGCCATCTTGGATGCGCGCTCGGGCAAGGTGCTCGGGCTCCACTTCGGGGGCCGGTACCTCGAAGCGAACTACGCGGTGTCCGCCCATGACCTCAGCCGGGACTCCCGCGTGGTCGATGCCGGGGTGCTGTTCACGAAGACAAACGTCGGAGGACAGCTCCCATGGGCGAACGCGTGGAAGGACAACGAGGGCCCCCCGGCGGTGCCGCCTTCGCCTCCTCCGCCGTCTCCCGTCCTCTTCGTCCCGGCGCCGCGCGACGAGTCCTTCACGCTCACCATCCCGCTCCACATCAGCCTCCGCCTGGGGGTTCCCGCCCTGGCGGGGAATGGCCAGACCGCGCTCGTCCCCGGGCCGGCAGTGCCCGCGCCAGTGCCAGGGCAACCCGGGGAAGGCGTGGGAGCTGGGGCACCGGGCCTGACACAGGTCGACGTCGCGGAGGCTGTCGCGGAAGCCCAGCGGACGCGGGGCCTGCCCTATTACGACGCCGAGGCGGACGCGCTGGACCGGGAGCGCTACTACGAAGGTGTGCAGCCAGACTCCGACCAGGACGCGTTCTATGACGGCCTGCACGGCCTCCTCGAACGGACGCATACGGGCCGCCCACCTTACAAGCCGAG
It encodes the following:
- a CDS encoding endonuclease, with the translated sequence MTRGHESTLRPEELWALEAIVLPRNRPVIDIINGSYLRPGAPWSALDDANFRKPIEAAIPAIGRVEVPEHPTLPYVGTGFVVGRGLLMTNRHVAELFTLGLGMRGLRFQPGLDNVQVDFKRERGSSASAPLRVQRVLMIHPYWDMALMEVEGVDGLRPLTLDSRHVDEVREQDVVVIGYPAQDPRNDAALQHRIFRGVYQVKRLQPGKIMGARRTSSFGRMVEALAHDSSTLGGNSGSAILDARSGKVLGLHFGGRYLEANYAVSAHDLSRDSRVVDAGVLFTKTNVGGQLPWANAWKDNEGPPAVPPSPPPPSPVLFVPAPRDESFTLTIPLHISLRLGVPALAGNGQTALVPGPAVPAPVPGQPGEGVGAGAPGLTQVDVAEAVAEAQRTRGLPYYDAEADALDRERYYEGVQPDSDQDAFYDGLHGLLERTHTGRPPYKPSRWLYPWVDRQKDLLLRSLYSAAGHSFTLQEILQKDLEVERERALRLLERPLTERLDEGFLEQLESALPYNCEHVVPQSWFNAREPMRGDLHHLFACEMRCNSFRSNNAYFEFPSTEAVQQDCGRAERNRFEPGAGKGAAARATLYFLVRYPNAINSPAELAEERLETLLRWHKQERPSEWELHRNQAIFSIQKNRNPFIDFPEWAARVRFARGLGR